DNA from Ensifer canadensis:
TCGCAACGATACTATCGAAGATGGCGCCGACGAACGGCAGCGCGCGGTCGTGCACTTCGTGGGTCACTGCGGACATTTGCCGGAAATTGGTCGCCAGGCGGATCTGCCTCTCGGGGCTGGTTTCCGCAAAGCGGTTCAGTTCGTTGTAGAGCAGCAGGTTGCCTCTCGTTCGTCGCAGAAGCCGGTCAATCGCAGAATCGAAATGGAGGAACGAGATCAGCGAAACACAGTCGGAAAAAGCTTCGGAGAACGAAAAGAAGTCGCCGTCGGGCGATATCGCGGTGGGCACGTCTGTCTCCGACAGCATTATGAGGTGCCCGACTTCGTGCGCGATCGTGTCAAAATTCAACGCATAGGGTCGAAGTATGCCGTCGACATCGGACCAGCCGAGTTCCAGAAAGCCATAGCCCGCCTGCGCATTGTCCCAATCGGCAAAAGGAATAATCTCAAGCCTCGGAAAACTTTGATTGAAGAACCAGTGGATCGGCCGCCCGAGATAACTCTGCCAGATGTCGAGAACGAAACGTACGCAGGCGTAGGCGTGGATGGCGAGAAATGGCCGGGAGGTCGGATCGATGTTGTCGAAGTGACGATCGGGGCCTGGCCTCACCGGCGCACGCCTTGCCCCATCGAATGGTGGCAAACCCGCTAGTCCGTAGGGCCGCTTGTCATAGAGTGGATCAGCGACATACATGAAAAGGTCGCTGGGGCCCTCGCCGATTTCGTCGCGCGGGATCGACAGCCACACACGATCGGGCTGTTCGTATCCTGGAATGAAGGGCGGCTGGGGATAAATCCAGAAACGCGTGCCGAGACGCGCGTTTGCAGAGTCGAGGGCATCGTCCCGAAGCAGACGCATCGCACAATTGCCCCCCTCGATTGAAAATCCGGCAATTAAGGATTCAATTTATAAGTGTTTACTAATTTTGAGTCAATGCCGCCCGCCTCAAGGTCCCGAACAAAGGTATTCGTCGCAACCCACGAGGTGCTTGCACGGGCCGCATTTCGTTTCGTCGCGATGGCTCGCGCGCTTTGCAGCGCAAGCAGCGCGTCCAGTCTTTTTTGTCTCACCATCTCATTCCGCAGCTCTTTGAGCTTCTCCGCCCGACACCCCGCAGCGCGCAAGATCGCTTCCAACTGACGCTCTCGAAAGTTCATGTCCCGCGCGATTGTTGTCAGCAAACCGCGCTCGGAAGCCGTTATGAAATTCCCGCGCATCAAGCTGGCGAACGTCCGCTGCAGATCTACCAATGAGTCCGTCAAAGGAAGGAAGCCAAGCTCCGGCGGCCCCGAATGAACGGCGACGGCATCATCGGGAGCGAGCCGCCAGCGCCGATACCACCTGTAGATCAGGCCCACGCCGATCATCCCGAATTCGTTGAGTTCCGCCGCTCTGAGTGCGCCCATGCTCGCAGCGCCGATCACGACGATCCCCTGTGCCATCGCCCAGAGGATTTCCTTGTGTCGGACAGCCGGCCTGTCTTCGAATTGCCCGTCGATCAGGACCATCGCACGCGGGCGGAATGCGTGGGCGGCGAGCAGAATGTCGCCTTGCGCGACGGGCTGCAGGTAGATGGCGTCGAGAACTGGCTCCGCCTCGGCCAACCGAAGAGTCGGACCAAGAAACACCAGGATCGGACTTTCCTCGCTCGCATCGACCATGTGAACACTCACCGTAAAATCGAAAAAGGAAGGGCTCCGGGAAGGATGGCCCTTATGCACTGAACTCCCGTTTCAGCGTCCGCTCCGACGGGCACTGCTAATATGGGTCCCAGCCCGGCAGATGTGACCCCGTCGACAAGCGATCCGAGATCGCAGATTGCGGGCGCTTCGATTGCCGGGTGTGGCGTCCCGAATGCGCCACCAAGAATGAGCTGGCGGGCCTTCTCAACGACAGCATCGGTGCTTCGTCTATAATGCTCCCGGGTTTGATCATCGCGTGCACCCGATATCGCCCCTGCGCGTGCTGACACGGCTTCGAGCATTGCGCTTGACGCCGCCGCCTCGACGCTCGGCCCCGCCGCATAACCCTCCGTCGGAAGAGCAAGGATGGGCTCGCCCCGGCCCGTCTCGATCGACTGGCACCAGACGACTGGAACTTTTGCCGGCGAAGGGGCGAGCCAAAGACCAATGGATATATCGTGCTTGCCGGCGACAGACAGTATGTGATCAACGCTGTCACCCAGCCCGAACGGCGAAATTCGCATTCGATCAAAGAAGCCGTGGGTGGCGAAAGCGCGCGCGACGGCGTCGCGTTCGATGCATTCGAACAGTCCATGCAGAAACGCGCCGACGACGGTCATGTGACAGGCAAGACCCGTGGTCGTACGCGTGAACAAGCCATCATGGGCGGGCGGCGGATCCGTGTAGCAGGTGTGAACAAGTTCCAGCGGAACCGGCTGCGTCCGACCTGTCGCCACATCGATGCCGGTGATCCACGGTATCGTCGTTTCCCGCCAGGTCCCCCGGCGGCCAGGCACCAGAAGATTTTCAAACAGGCCCCCGACGATCTTGAGCTCATCGGCCGTGGCGAGAAACACCCGCTCCGGCGGGATGGCTTCAGCGTAGAAGCGCTCCAGCGATTCCATGATCGCCCCCACTGCCGCGCTTGCCGTGGCAAGACCTCGCCCGAGCGAAGTGACTTCAGACAGGGCGGCGGGTCGAACGGTCTGCACCACCGGCAGCCCGATCCGGTCAAGCCCGGTCAGATCACCGAGGCGGGTTATGCGCGCGCGCCGACAGAGCGGCAGAATTGCACGCAGGCATCGATCGTCCACTTCGGGACCTGCGAGCTGCGACAGGGGTTTGCCGAGGTCGGCAATGATACGGCCGCGAAAGGTTGCGAGCATCCCTCTGGGGTTTGACGGATCCGTGTTCCGGCCTGTCGGTTCAAAGCTCAACGACAACGCCAAGCTCCTGGATTGAATGCCTCGCCCGCCTCAGAAGCGCCGTTGCTCCCTGGCTCTCGGCAATTTCCACCGCCGAGCGCAGGTCGGCGACAATTGGTTCCGTGGTGGTGTTGCCCCGCGCATGAAGGACAGCGCGTCGTCGGTAAAGCTCGGCAAGCCAATAGGCATGACCGGTTTCCCTGGCCTTTTCGATCGCGTCATTCGTGACCTCGATCGCCGACTCATATTTGTCCGCAAGCCCGAGCAGAGTGGCGTGCATGTAGAGATAAATCGGCAGATCTGCGACGGCGCCAAGGTTTTGCAAGAGCGACAGCCCCTCGCGAAACATCGTGTGCCCGCTCGTGAGGCTCTCGCCATGAGCGCGAGCCCACCCACCGAAGAGCAGCGACAGACCAGACAGCGACTGCATCTCATGGGTCTTCGCGAAGTTCGCCATTCTTTCGGAAATTTCGATGAGACGCCCATAGTCGTCCCGGTAAAAGGCGGACACCGCTTCCGTATCAAGTGAATGCGCCTTGCTCGGCACATGGGATATCCGATCAACGAAAGCGACCATCTTCGTCAGAGCCGCGTTCGATGCTTTCGATTGTCCCGTCAGCCACAGCGAAAGTGCGAGTTGCCCGAGACCGCAAACCTTGGCGTCATGGCCGCCAAACAACATTCGGCTGGTTTTCGCCGACTGCTCATCGTAAAGGGCAAGGCCCGCCTTGACCGCATCCTGGGTTTCCCGATGATGGCCGAGATTAAAATCGATCGCCCAGATGCAGTGGTTGACCTGGAGCTGTATTTCCGGGTCTTCGGCTTCCGCCAGCATGGCCTGCACCTGCCGTGCGCGATCGCGCATGACGCGAAAATCCGATCCAGTGAGCCACCAGCCCCAATAGATCGGAAACCACTTGGATTGATCTTCCATCGGCTGTCGGCGGGCGATGACCACCCCATCTTCATAAAGCTTGCGAGCCGGCGGCGCGTTCAGTCCCAGAAGGCCGGTCAGAATCGGACCGAGCGACGTCAGCGCCGATAGCTGCAGGGGTTCGACCGGATGTCCTTGGCTCACTTGGTCGCAAAGTGCCAAACCGTGCTCCAGATAGTTGCGCGCCTCCACCATCGCCGACCG
Protein-coding regions in this window:
- a CDS encoding YcaO-like family protein, with the translated sequence MLATFRGRIIADLGKPLSQLAGPEVDDRCLRAILPLCRRARITRLGDLTGLDRIGLPVVQTVRPAALSEVTSLGRGLATASAAVGAIMESLERFYAEAIPPERVFLATADELKIVGGLFENLLVPGRRGTWRETTIPWITGIDVATGRTQPVPLELVHTCYTDPPPAHDGLFTRTTTGLACHMTVVGAFLHGLFECIERDAVARAFATHGFFDRMRISPFGLGDSVDHILSVAGKHDISIGLWLAPSPAKVPVVWCQSIETGRGEPILALPTEGYAAGPSVEAAASSAMLEAVSARAGAISGARDDQTREHYRRSTDAVVEKARQLILGGAFGTPHPAIEAPAICDLGSLVDGVTSAGLGPILAVPVGADAETGVQCIRAILPGALPFSILR
- a CDS encoding TfuA-like protein: MVDASEESPILVFLGPTLRLAEAEPVLDAIYLQPVAQGDILLAAHAFRPRAMVLIDGQFEDRPAVRHKEILWAMAQGIVVIGAASMGALRAAELNEFGMIGVGLIYRWYRRWRLAPDDAVAVHSGPPELGFLPLTDSLVDLQRTFASLMRGNFITASERGLLTTIARDMNFRERQLEAILRAAGCRAEKLKELRNEMVRQKRLDALLALQSARAIATKRNAARASTSWVATNTFVRDLEAGGIDSKLVNTYKLNP